A part of Chanodichthys erythropterus isolate Z2021 chromosome 4, ASM2448905v1, whole genome shotgun sequence genomic DNA contains:
- the clu gene encoding clusterin, whose protein sequence is MKVSWSLLGLSLLYLSTECLLPPTKEELNQISLLGEKYLDKQIENAITGVKEMKTVMERSGEDHKRFLSELEKTKQQKETALKMAKEMEEKLSEEQSVCNETVQALWEECKPCLRKTCVKYYSRTCSSGAGLVGRQLEEVLNRTSPISIWINGQNIDTLVDEDKQQTRHFQDLEERYTEVADGVDNIFMDSMKVFDHMHAFHQPSFFPSPFRMPSVFGRQDTTASRAARIYRSPMQDPEFHSFHSMFSPMMEMARNMFESFGPFMGSDMDFSTEDGRVNEDVIITKPFGNDKMTCREIRRNSAGCIKLKDECEKCKEIQHIDCSGKRPLEGPLKEELERALARAERFTQDYNNLLKRFEEKMFNTSSVLDLFNKQFGWVSSLANHTKNEDGFFKIQAVMSKGSDNVENPADTKVSVKLFDGPDMSFTVPGEIPWSDPKFSEVVAQEALDRYKQNTVVVN, encoded by the exons ATGAAGGTCTCATGGTCTCTGCTGGGGCTTTCTCTACTCTACCTGTCCACAGAGTGTCTGCTACCCCCAACTAAAGAGGAGCTCAAtc AGATTTCACTGCTTGGTGAAAAGTACCTGGATAAGCAGATTGAAAATGCCATCACTGGGGTGAAGGAGATGAAGACTGTGATGGAGCGATCCGGAGAGGATCACAAAAGGTTCCTGTCTGAATTGGAGAAAACCAAGCAACAGAAAGAG ACTGCTCTGAAGATGGCTAAGGAGATGGAGGAGAAGCTAAGCGAGGAACAGAGTGTGTGTAATGAAACCGTGCAGGCTCTGTGGGAGGAGTGCAAGCCCTGCTTGAGAAAAACCTGCGTTAAGTATTACTCACGCACCTGCAGCAGTGGAGCCGGCCTGGTGGGACGACAG CTGGAGGAGGTTTTGAACAGGACCTCTCCCATCTCCATTTGGATAAATGGACAGAACATTGATACCCTGGTAGACGAGGACAAGCAGCAGACCAGACACTTCCAGGACCTGGAGGAACGGTACACAGAGGTTGCCGATGGAGTAGACAACATCTTCATGGACAGCATGAAGGTGTTCGATCACATGCATGCCTTCCACCAGCCCAGCTTCTTCCCCAGTCCATTCCGTATGCCCAGCGTGTTCGGAAGACAGGATACAACTGCCAGCCGGGCTGCTCGTATCTACAGGTCCCCCATGCAGGACCCAGAGTTCCACAGCTTCCACAGCATGTTCAGCCCCATGATGGAGATGGCTAGAAACATGTTCGAGTCATTCGGGCCCTTCATGGGAAGTGATATGGATTTCTCCACTGAAG ATGGGAGAGTAAACGAGGATGTTATTATAACTAAACCATTTGGAAATGATAAGATGACCTGCAGGGAAATTCGCCGCAATTCGGCTGGCTGCATTAAACTAAAGGATGAGTGTGAGAAATGTAAGGAGATCCAGCATATTG ACTGTTCTGGAAAGAGGCCCCTGGAAGGCCCCCTGAAGGAGGAGCTGGAGAGGGCTCTCGCCAGGGCTGAGAGATTCACCCAAGACTACAACAACCTGCTAAAGCGATTCGAAGAGAAGATGTTCAACACCTCTAGTGTGCTGGACCTGTTCAACAAGCAATTCGGTTGGGTGTCCTCTCTAGCCAACCACACCAAAAATGAGGATGGCTTCTTTAAAATACAGGCA GTGATGTCAAAAGGCTCGGATAATGTAGAGAATCCAGCTGACACTAAAGTGTCGGTCAAACTGTTCGACGGGCCAGATATGAGCTTCACCGTGCCAGGAGAGATTCCCTGGAGCGACCCAAAATTCTCCGAGGTGGTGGCACAGGAGGCTTTGGATCGTTACAAACAGAACACTGT GGTCGTAAACTAA